The genomic window TTCCTGATACTGCTCCCAGCTCGCGTAACTGCGGTGCGGCGCCATCACGATCCCGATCGCGCGGCGCACGCCCGTGTCGCGCATGGCGGCCAGCGTCTCGTGGAGGTACGGGGTCCAATTGCGCATTCCGACGTACACCGGCAGCGCAAAATCGCGCGCGCGCAGCGTCGCTTCGAGCGCGGCGGCCTGCCGGCGCGTCAGCTCGGTCAGCGGCGAGCGCCCGCCGAACACGTCGTAGTGATGCGCCACCTCTTCCAGGCGCTCCGGCGGCACCCGCCGTCCGTGCAGGATGGCCGCGAGATACGGGCGCACGTCTTCCGGCCGCTCCGGCGCGCCGTAGCCGATCAGCAGGACCGCGTCGTAACGGCCGGCGCCCGGTACGCGCGTGCCGCTCACCGGCGGCTCATCTCGTGGACCATCTCTACCATCGCGCGGAGGTTCTCCCACGGCGTCTCAGGGAGCACCCCGTGGCCGAGGTTGAAGACGTGCCCCGGCCGCCCCGCGGCCGCATCCAGAATGCCGCCCACCCCCCGTTTGATCTCCGCCGGCGTGCTCAACAGCACCGCGGGATCGAGGTTGCCCTGCACGCCGACCCCGGGGCCGAGGCGCGTCCACGCCGCGCCGAGCTCCACCCGCCAATCGAGACCGATCACGTGGCCGCCCGCGTCCCGCATCGCCTCGAGCAGGCCCCCCGTCCCGGTGCCGAAGTGGATCGCCGGCGCCTCCGGCGGCAGCGCGGCAAACACCGCGCGCGAGTACGGCAGTACGTACCGGCGGTAGGCCTCCGGCGCGAGGCAGCCCACCCAGCTGTCGAAGAGCTGCACCGCGTCCGCGCCCGCGGCGATCTGGCCGCGGAGATATCGGGCGGTCAGCGCCGTGAGCCGTTCCATGAGCGCCGTCCAGGCGTCCGGATCGGTGTACATCAGGCGCTTCGTCAGGAGAAAGTTTCGGGACGGACCGCCCTCGATCAGATATGACGCCACGGTGAACGGCGCGCCCGCGAACCCGATCAGCGGCACCCGCCCCGCCAGGGCACGCCGCGCCAGCCGTGCGGTCTCGTAGACAAACGGCACCGCATCGTCGGGATCGACGTCCGGCAGCCGCGCGACATCGTCGCGCGTTCGGATCGGCCGCGCGATCACCGGCCCTTCGCCCTTCGCGTAGTCGAGCCCCACGCCGAGCGGTTCCGCGACCAGCAGGATGTCGGCAAACAGAATGGCCGCGTCGACGCCTAGCCGGTCCACGGGCTGCACCGTCACCTCGGCCGCGGCGTCGGGCCTCTTGCAGAGTTGGAGCAGGCTCATCCGTTCGCGGACCCGGCGATACTCCGGCAGATACCGGCCGGCCTGCCGCATCGCCCACACGGGCGTATAGGGCACGGGCAGGCGGTGGCACGCGCGGAGAAACGCGCTGGTCGGTATAACAGACACGGATGGTGTTGGTTCTCTGGTGGCCGGAGACGCTCCTGTGATGCGCCGGCGCGGAGTTACGGCGCCGCGGCGGCCGGGCCTTCGTCGATGAGGCGCTTGAGTGTCCCGAACGCGTCGTTGACCACGGGATAGCCGGCGTACAGCGCCACCTGCTTGAGCATCGCGATCAGTTCGGCCGGCGGGATCCCGAGGTTGAGCGCGCCCCGCAGATGGCTCTCCAGCCCGCGCGACCGGCCCAGCGCGGTCAGGACCGCGCAGGTGAGGAGACTTCTCGTCCGGAGATCGAGCGTCGGGTCGCCGTAGACGGCCCCGTACGCCTGCTCCACGATGGTGTCGGCGTATGCGGGATCCAGCGCCCGGAAGACCGCGATGCCGCCCTCCCGATCCGGCCACAGCGTCTTTCGGATCTTCATGCCTCGCTCAAACAGCACGCGATCGCCCATCTCCCCTCCTATCCGCACGATCCGCGCCGCATCGCGCCGCGCGGTGAAGGCCGGCACGTCGCTCCCCGGCCAGGGCATCGTAGCACATCACCGCCGGGCGGCCCACCGGCCGTCCAGGACCGCCGCCGCGCAGCGCGAACTACTCCCGCTGCCGTGATCGTGCAGGCTACGCTCTTCACGGCCGCCGGGACGCGCTCGACCCGCGCCGCCGGTGAAGGTCATCGCGGCCGACCGAAGGAGACCGGCATGAAGGTGCGTGTGAACGGCGTCGACCTGTTCTATGAGACCGCGGGGTTGGGCCCGCCGTGCGTGCTCGTGCACGGCGGGCCCGGGGTCGGCCACCCCGGGCGCCTTACCCAGTACGCACCGCTCGGCGATCTCGTGCAGCTGATCGCCTACGATCACCGCGGACACGGCCGCTCATCGAAAGCGCCCGAGGAGACCTACACGCAGGAGCAGCTCGCCCGCGACCTGGACGGGCTGTGCCGGGCGCTCGGGATCGAGCACCCGATCCTCCTCGGCGCGTCGGCCGGCGGCTTCATCTCGCTCATCTACGCCGCGGCGCACCCGGAGACGCCGCGGGCGCTGATTCTGGTGGGTACGTCCGCGAGCAAGGCGTTCATGCCGCGCGCCACCGCGAACATGGAACGTCTCGGCACGCCGGCGATGCGCGACGCGTACCGGCGGCTCTGGGACGGGTCGATCGAGGATCCGGCGGAGTTTCAGCGGGCGTTCGAGACGATTCAGCCGATGTACTACCGCGACAAGGGGCGTGCGCCGGCGTCGCTGGCCGGCCGGGACTTCGACCCGGTGACCCGCCGGGCGCTGATCCGCGACTACGAGCGGTACGACGTTCGCGACGGCCTCGGCCGGATCGGCGTCCCTACCTGGGTCGGCGTCGGCCGCCACGACTGGATCTGCCCGGTGCCGGAATCCGAGGAAATCGCCCGCCGGATCCCCGGCGCGGAGCTGCACGTGTTCGAGCGCAGCGGGCACTCGCCGCAGGCCGAAGAGACCGCGGCGTTCATGGAGAGCGTCCGGACCTTCCTAGGCCGGGTCTAACGCCACCCCGCACCATACCACGGAGGAGGAGGACACCATGGCGATCGCACACGCGCAGAGCGCCCGCAAGTCCGTCGACCAGGAGTACCGGTACGAGCACCTCACGTGGCCGGAGATCAACGAGGCGGTGGCGATGAACAAGGTGGTGGTCCTGCCCGTCGGCTCCACCGAGCAGCACGGCCATCACCTGCCGCTCGACGTGGATGCGAAATTGAGCAGCGCGGTCGTCTACGAGGCCGCGCGGCGGTCGCCCGCGGAGATGCTGGTGCTCCCGCCCGTGGCCTATGGCTACTGCCACCACGTGATGGATTTCCCGGGGACGATCAACATCGAGCCGAGCACGTTCGTGAAGTTCCTGCTCGACATCACGCGCTCCGTCGCCTACCACGGCTTCAAGCGCATCGTCGTCGTCAACGGCCACGGCTCCAACCACCCGCTCGTGGAAGAAGTCGGCCGCCAGACGATCCTCCAAACCGACGCGCTGTGCCTGACGCTGTCGTGGTGGCAACTGGTGGGCGAACGCTGGAACCGCGAGTGGCGCGAGTCGGTGCTGCCGGGCGGGTGCGCCCACGCGTGCGAACTGGAGACGTCGATGTACCAGCACGTCGATCCGGACGGGGTCCGCGCGGACAAGATCAAGAACGAGCTGGCCGCGTTCATGGCACTGCCGGGCGCCGAGCGGTGGCACACCGTCGATCTGACGGCGTCGTCGCCCGCGGCGATCGTGGAGTGGACCTCGACCTACACGGACAGCGGCGTGATCGGCGAAGCCGCGCGCGCGACCGCGGAGAAAGGCCGCCACGTCTTCGAGCACGCGGTCACGCAGATGGTCGAGATGGTGCGCTGGTTCCGGACACGGCCGCGGCCGGAGCGGCGCGACCACCACGCGGCGCCGCCAACGTTCGCGCTGCCGTTCGGCTGGTAAACTGCCGCCGTCTCTACACAAACCGAGGAGACAACAGGTCGCGCAACTGACCGTCCGCCTTGGAAGCCAACTCCCGGGCGTCGCCGGCTTCCCGCAGCAGCCCCTCGATCGCGGCGCCGAGCGCCCGCAGGAGCTCGGCCCGATCGAGGGAGCGGACCAAGGTCTCTTGGAAGGGCGCCGCGACCTCGGCCGGAAGGTCGTCGTATCCCCTGCCCTGCGCCGCCGGCAAATCGCGGCGGCGGCACGCCAGCGTCAGGCCGAGTTCCCGCATCTCCCCGATCCAGTGCTGCGCCTGCCAGAAGCGGCCGCGCTCGACGCAGAACCGGGCCCGCACGGCGTGGTGCACGCCCAAACCAAAGAGATGCGTCATAGACGGCGGCTCGGCGCGCGGATGGTCGACCGCGCTGCCAAAGAGCAGCCGGAACTTCGGCCCGCGCGAGCCGAACGCCGTCGCGGGCGCAAACGACAGATCGACCTGCAGCGCGCCGGGAAACAGAAACACGCGGTAGATCGCCGCGCCCGACGGCAGGTCGAAGAGGTGCACCGCGCCCCACTCGCGCTCGAGCCGGGGCGTCCAGTCGGCCAGCACCTCGCCCAGCGTCGCCGCTTCTCCGACGCCGAAGCCGAGGTCGAGATCCGACCAGCGGTCCCCCGGCCCGTGGGCGGCCGATCCGATCAGCGCCCCCGCGACAATGCGCGCATCCTCGCGCGCCATCGCCAGGATCCCGTCGCGGATGCGGTCGCGCTCCTCGACCGTAAACACGAGCCCGACCCTACGTCTTGGCGATCCCGAGGGGCTGCGCCGGCCTGACCTGGTGCGGCACGCGCGGCTTGATCGGCCGCTCCCGCAGTTCGCGGACGATTTCGACGAGCTCCGCGGCGCCGGCGGCCAGCATCTTCTCGCCCTTCTCCGCGGTCGCGGGCGTCGGATCGCCCTTGATCCCGTTGGTCGAATCGGCGCTCCAATATTCGGTCATCCACAGCGGATTCTTGAACGCGGGATCGGGCTTCCGGCCGGCGAGGTCGCCCCAGAAGTGCGGCGACTGCCGGTAGGTGTCGTCGGCCGCGGCGCGGTCCATCCGGACCCGCGAGGCGTCGACGGCGAGGTACACCGACGTCTCGGCTTCGCAGGCGTGCGACGTCACGCGGGACCCGCGCACGGGGTTGAAGGCGTTGCGGACATCGTGCAGATCCCACCAGGACGTGTACGCGCAGTGCACGTCCGGGCGCTCGACCACGGTGATCCGCGCCGCCATCTCGACGAGCGGCCGGTTACTGCCGTGGCCGTTCACCATCAGGATCTTCGTGAAGCCGTGGTGCGCGAGGCTGCGCGTGATATCGGCCAGGTACTCGACGAAGGTGTTCCAGCGGATCGTGAGCGTCCCCGGAAAGTCCATGTGGTGCGGGCTGTAGCCCACCCGGACGCACGGCAGCAGCGCGATTTCCTCCGGCGCGAGCCGCGCCGCGCGCTCGCAGAACGCGGACGCGATCACGACGTCCGCGTCCACCGGCAGGTGCGGCCCGTGATCCTCGATCGTGCCGACGGGAATCAGCGCGACCCGCCGCGCGCGGACGGCGTCGTTGACTTCCTCCCAGGTCATGTGCTCGTACAGGTACGGCTGTTTAGGCATCCCGCGTGTCCCCCCTATGCGTGGTGTGCATGTCCGTCAACTTCGTCACCGTGGTGCGGTTCCGCGGCCCGGCGGCTCACAGGGTCCGGATGCGCGGATCGAGGACGTCCCGCAGGCCGTCGCCGAGGAGGTTGAAGCCCAGCACCGTCACCGCGATCGCGACGCCCGGCAGGACCGCGATCCACGGATCGATCAGCATGTACTGCCGCGCGGCGCTGAGCATCAGGCCCCAGGACGCCGTCGGCGGCTGCGTGCCGAGCCCGAGGAAGCTCAGCGCGGCTTCCGTCAGGATCGCCGTCGACAGCGAGACGGTCGTCTGGACGAGCAGCGGCGCCGATACGTTCGGCAGCACGTGCCGCACGATGATCGCGCCGTTCGAGGCGCCGATCGCCCGCGCCGCCTCGATATACGGCAGGCCGATGACGGACAGCGTCGGGCCCCGCGCGATCCGGGCGAACGTCGGCGCGTAGACGATGCCGATCGCGATCATCGCGTTGGTGAGGCTTGGCCCGAGGACGCTCGTGAGCGTGATCGCCAGCACGAGGGCCGGCATCGAGAACAGCACGTCCATCACGCGCATCGTCGCGTTGTCGAGCCAGCCGCCGTAGAAACCCGCGGCGATCCCGGAGGACGCGCCGAGTGCCAGCGCGATCACGACCGCGAGCCCGCCGACGTAGAGGGACACGCGCGCGCCGTAGATCAGGCGGCTCAGCTCGTCCCGGCCCAGCTCGTCGGTCCCGGCCGGATGCGCGCCGCCCGGCGCCTGCAGCGGCTGCGCGATCTGCGACACCGGGCTGTACCCGGTGAGCAGCGGCGCGGCGAGCGCGATGAAGACGGTGAGCCCGATGATCACCGCGCCGACGGCCGCGGTCGGGTTGCGGCGCGCGAGGCGCCAGAGACGCGCGCTCGCCCCACCGCCGCCCGGCCGCGCGCTCTGCCGCCGGGTGGCGGACGCGCCGGGCAGCGGACCGAGGTCCGTGGGGTTCGAGCCCGGACTCATTCGTACCGGATCCGGGGATCGAGCGACGTATACAAGAGGTCCACCGCGAGGTTGACCGCGGCGAACGTCACCGCGAACAGCATCACGGTCCCCTGCACGACCGGATAGTCGCGCTGGTACACGCCGTTCAACAGCATCCAGCCCAGGCCGGGCAGCCCGAAGATCTGCTCGGTGATCACAACGCCGCCGAGGAGAAACCCGCTCTGCAGTCCCAGTATGGTGATGATCGGAATGAGCGCGTTGCGCAGCGCGTGCCGGAGCAGCACCGTGGCGCCGCGCAGCCCCTTGGCGCGGGCGACCTTGACGTACTCCTGGCCGAGGACTTCGAGCATCGACGACCGGGTCATCCGGACCACGACCGCGGCGAGCCCCAGCGCGAGCGACGTGACCGGCAGCAGCATCTGCTGCGCGTTGGTCCAGGGCGACACCCAGAGCGGCGTGAAGATGAGCGCCGGCAGCCAGTGGAACGCGTACGACGCCAGGATGATCAGCATGATCGCGGTCCAGAAGTTCGGCACGGACAGGCCGAGCAGCCCCACGATCTGCGCGAGGGCCTTGACGCGGGCGCTCGGCGTGACGCTGGCCAGGATGCCGAGCGGGATGCCGACCGCCGCCACGACGGCGATCGTGAGCACGGCGAGCTCGACGGTGATCGGCAGCCGGGCGGCGATCAGTTCGCCGACCGGCTGCTGGGTGCGGAACGACCACCCGAGGTTGCCGTGCACGAGGTTCCACAGCCACAGCCCGTACTGCACGGGCAGCGGGCGGTCCAGGCCAAACTGGTGCAGCACCATCGCGCGCTGCTCGGGGCCGAGGCGCCCCTCCGTTCCGGCGAGGATGTCGACGATCGTCCCCGGGAGGAGGCGCACCAGGCCGAAGATGAGGGCGGAAACGCCGACTAGGGCCGCGACGGTCCACGCGCCGCGGCGGAGGAGGTAACGCATCGGGGATTAGACGGGCGCGGCGGGCGCATCCCGGGGGATGCGAACCCGCCGCGCCGCGAGAAGAACCCCGCTCAGGCTAACCAGGCCTGCTTCAGCAAGAACCGGCGTCCGGTGAACGACTGGGAGAACCCCTGCAGCCGGGTCGAGATTGCGTCGATGTTGTATTTCACGTGCCACCACCAGTTCGGCGACTCGTCGAGCAGCGTCTTCTGGATCTCAATGTACAGGCTCTTCCGCTGGTCGTGGTTGAAGATCGAGCGCGCCTGCACCATCAGCGGGTCGAGCTTCGGGTTGGTGTAGCCGCCGTCGTTGATCGGCCCCTTGCTGTAGAAATACGGATAGATGTAGCCGTCCGGATCGGGCCGGAAGGTGTTGCCCGAGCAGAAGATCTCCCCGCCCTCCTGGCCGTGGGTCACGAGCTC from bacterium includes these protein-coding regions:
- the hemE gene encoding uroporphyrinogen decarboxylase, whose amino-acid sequence is MSVIPTSAFLRACHRLPVPYTPVWAMRQAGRYLPEYRRVRERMSLLQLCKRPDAAAEVTVQPVDRLGVDAAILFADILLVAEPLGVGLDYAKGEGPVIARPIRTRDDVARLPDVDPDDAVPFVYETARLARRALAGRVPLIGFAGAPFTVASYLIEGGPSRNFLLTKRLMYTDPDAWTALMERLTALTARYLRGQIAAGADAVQLFDSWVGCLAPEAYRRYVLPYSRAVFAALPPEAPAIHFGTGTGGLLEAMRDAGGHVIGLDWRVELGAAWTRLGPGVGVQGNLDPAVLLSTPAEIKRGVGGILDAAAGRPGHVFNLGHGVLPETPWENLRAMVEMVHEMSRR
- a CDS encoding carboxymuconolactone decarboxylase family protein — protein: MPWPGSDVPAFTARRDAARIVRIGGEMGDRVLFERGMKIRKTLWPDREGGIAVFRALDPAYADTIVEQAYGAVYGDPTLDLRTRSLLTCAVLTALGRSRGLESHLRGALNLGIPPAELIAMLKQVALYAGYPVVNDAFGTLKRLIDEGPAAAAP
- a CDS encoding alpha/beta fold hydrolase gives rise to the protein MKVRVNGVDLFYETAGLGPPCVLVHGGPGVGHPGRLTQYAPLGDLVQLIAYDHRGHGRSSKAPEETYTQEQLARDLDGLCRALGIEHPILLGASAGGFISLIYAAAHPETPRALILVGTSASKAFMPRATANMERLGTPAMRDAYRRLWDGSIEDPAEFQRAFETIQPMYYRDKGRAPASLAGRDFDPVTRRALIRDYERYDVRDGLGRIGVPTWVGVGRHDWICPVPESEEIARRIPGAELHVFERSGHSPQAEETAAFMESVRTFLGRV
- a CDS encoding creatininase family protein, translated to MAIAHAQSARKSVDQEYRYEHLTWPEINEAVAMNKVVVLPVGSTEQHGHHLPLDVDAKLSSAVVYEAARRSPAEMLVLPPVAYGYCHHVMDFPGTINIEPSTFVKFLLDITRSVAYHGFKRIVVVNGHGSNHPLVEEVGRQTILQTDALCLTLSWWQLVGERWNREWRESVLPGGCAHACELETSMYQHVDPDGVRADKIKNELAAFMALPGAERWHTVDLTASSPAAIVEWTSTYTDSGVIGEAARATAEKGRHVFEHAVTQMVEMVRWFRTRPRPERRDHHAAPPTFALPFGW
- a CDS encoding nucleotidyltransferase domain-containing protein, which encodes MFTVEERDRIRDGILAMAREDARIVAGALIGSAAHGPGDRWSDLDLGFGVGEAATLGEVLADWTPRLEREWGAVHLFDLPSGAAIYRVFLFPGALQVDLSFAPATAFGSRGPKFRLLFGSAVDHPRAEPPSMTHLFGLGVHHAVRARFCVERGRFWQAQHWIGEMRELGLTLACRRRDLPAAQGRGYDDLPAEVAAPFQETLVRSLDRAELLRALGAAIEGLLREAGDARELASKADGQLRDLLSPRFV
- a CDS encoding creatininase family protein, which produces MPKQPYLYEHMTWEEVNDAVRARRVALIPVGTIEDHGPHLPVDADVVIASAFCERAARLAPEEIALLPCVRVGYSPHHMDFPGTLTIRWNTFVEYLADITRSLAHHGFTKILMVNGHGSNRPLVEMAARITVVERPDVHCAYTSWWDLHDVRNAFNPVRGSRVTSHACEAETSVYLAVDASRVRMDRAAADDTYRQSPHFWGDLAGRKPDPAFKNPLWMTEYWSADSTNGIKGDPTPATAEKGEKMLAAGAAELVEIVRELRERPIKPRVPHQVRPAQPLGIAKT
- a CDS encoding ABC transporter permease is translated as MSPGSNPTDLGPLPGASATRRQSARPGGGGASARLWRLARRNPTAAVGAVIIGLTVFIALAAPLLTGYSPVSQIAQPLQAPGGAHPAGTDELGRDELSRLIYGARVSLYVGGLAVVIALALGASSGIAAGFYGGWLDNATMRVMDVLFSMPALVLAITLTSVLGPSLTNAMIAIGIVYAPTFARIARGPTLSVIGLPYIEAARAIGASNGAIIVRHVLPNVSAPLLVQTTVSLSTAILTEAALSFLGLGTQPPTASWGLMLSAARQYMLIDPWIAVLPGVAIAVTVLGFNLLGDGLRDVLDPRIRTL
- a CDS encoding ABC transporter permease; its protein translation is MRYLLRRGAWTVAALVGVSALIFGLVRLLPGTIVDILAGTEGRLGPEQRAMVLHQFGLDRPLPVQYGLWLWNLVHGNLGWSFRTQQPVGELIAARLPITVELAVLTIAVVAAVGIPLGILASVTPSARVKALAQIVGLLGLSVPNFWTAIMLIILASYAFHWLPALIFTPLWVSPWTNAQQMLLPVTSLALGLAAVVVRMTRSSMLEVLGQEYVKVARAKGLRGATVLLRHALRNALIPIITILGLQSGFLLGGVVITEQIFGLPGLGWMLLNGVYQRDYPVVQGTVMLFAVTFAAVNLAVDLLYTSLDPRIRYE